Proteins from a single region of Oreochromis niloticus isolate F11D_XX linkage group LG7, O_niloticus_UMD_NMBU, whole genome shotgun sequence:
- the wasla gene encoding LOW QUALITY PROTEIN: neural Wiskott-Aldrich syndrome protein (The sequence of the model RefSeq protein was modified relative to this genomic sequence to represent the inferred CDS: deleted 3 bases in 2 codons) produces MNSHPPPRRAVNVGSLLLTPQENECLFCYLGRKCATLCSAVVQVYGAERSCNWVKRCCGVACLVKDNPQRSYFIRVFDIKEGKMMFEQELYHNFFISNSRPYFITFAGDTCQIGLNFASEEEAKRFRATIDDLLNRRQRKIEKRGDPKNGPTLHVATVDIKNPEINNVRFHNSHSHQQSYHINNMLSHSGLSRKDKKTKGKKKKLTKADIGTPSNFQHIGHVGWDPNTGFDLNNLDPELKNLFDMCGISEAQLKDRETSKVIYDFIEKKGGVEAVKNELRRQAPPPPPSRGGPPPPPPPPTAAPPPPPPSRGVRGAPPPSSIQGPSLSPPPPPPSRPGTLGAPPPPPPPTRGSHQPPPPSHHHHQSPPPPPLPLHASVTPQPPPPPPLPVAQHSVVSSTPALPPPPPPPPPGPPPPPEPDSVGGGGDSPHSPSPGGKSVLLEQIRGGTQLKKVEQNNRVPTSSTGRDALLDQIRQGIQLKTVSDHPDSGPPTPAPATGIVGALMEVMQKRSKAIHSSDEDDDDDEDEDFEDDDEWDD; encoded by the exons ACTCTGTGTTCAGCAGTGGTCCAGGTGTATGGTGCTGAGAGGAGCTGTAACTGGGTTAAGAGGTGCTGTGGAGTGGCCTGCCTTGTCAAGGACAACCCTCAGAGATCCTACTTCATCAGAGTCTTTGACATCAAG gaaGGGAAAATGATGTTCGAACAGGAACTCTACCACAACTTCTTCATCAGCAACTCCAGACCCTACTTCATTACATTTGCAGGAGAT acATGTCAGATTGGTTTGAACTTCGCTAGTGAGGAAGAAGCCAAACGATTCAGAGCCACCATTGATGATTTGCTCAACCGACGACAGCGGAAAATAG aGAAAAGAGGCGACCCTAAAAATG GCCCAACTCTGCACGTGGCCACAGTAGACATAAAGAACCCGGAGATCAACAATGTCCGATTCCACAACTCCCACAGCCATCAACAGTCATATCACATCAACAACATGCTGAGCCACAGCGGCCTGAGCCGGAAGGACAAGAAAACCAaaggcaagaagaagaagctgacGAAGGCCGATATCGGCACGCCGAGCAACTTCCA GCACATTGGTCATGTGGGCTGGGATCCAAACACAGGTTTTGAT CTGAATAACCTGGACCCTGAACTGAAGAACCTGTTCGACATGTGCGGCATCTCTGAGGCTCAGCTGAAGGACAGAGAAACGTCCAAGGTCATCTACGACTTCATCGAGAAGAAGGGAGGGGTGGAGGCAGTCAAGAACGAGCTGAGAAGACAgg CACCCCCTCCACCACCTTCTCGAGGCGGCCCTCCGCCTCCTCCACCACCCCCCACAGCT GCTCCACCCCCACCTCCACCTTCCAGAGGAGTCCGAGGAgcccctcct ccctcctccaTCCAGGGCCCCAGCCTTAGCCCCCCTCCACCACCTCCCTCCAGACCGGGAACTCTGGGTGCCCCACCTCCCCCACCTCCTCCCACCAGGGGAAGTCACCAGCCGCCTCCTCcatcccaccaccaccaccagtctccccctcctcctccccttccTTTACATGCCTCTGTTACTCCCCAACCTCCACCCCCTCCACCTCTCCCAGTGGCACAGCATTCTGTGGTGAGCAGCACCCCTGCACTGccacctccccctcctcctcccccacctggcccacctcctcctccagagCCAGACAGCGTAGGCGGGGGTGGAGACTCGCCTCATTCGCCTAGCCCAGGTGGGAAGTCGGTGCTGTTGGAGCAGATTAGAGGAGGAACCCAGCTGAAGAAGGTGGAGCAAAACAACAGAGTGCCAACTTCCAGTACCGGACGAGATGCCCTGCTGGACCAGATCCGACAGGGAATCCAGCTCAAGACG GTGTCGGATCATCCAGACTCCGGCCCTCCGACACCAGCTCCAGCCACAGGCATTGTTGGTGCTCTCATGGAAGTGATGCAGAAGAGGAGCAAAGCCATCCATTCCTCAG atgaagatgatgatgatgacgaagATGAGGATTTTGAGGACGACGACGAGTGGGACGACTAa
- the pard6a gene encoding partitioning defective 6 homolog alpha isoform X1, whose product MSRQQQQQQRTSFRLSDNLVEVKSKFDAEYRRFALKRNGPGGFKEFYRLLQTIHHIPGVDVLLGYADVHGDLLPINNDENYHKAIASANPLLRIIITKREDEPIIFGTNSLQRRRKGLGLTSLRTTGSGSTHSKNRSGLMIGPPKNFRQISSIIDVDILPETHRRVRLHKHGTQKPLGFYIRDGVSVRVTPQGVEKVPGVFISRLVRGGLAESTGLLGVNDEILEVNGIDVAGKSLDQVTDMMVANSHNLIVTVKPANQRNNVTHRSSKTSVGNSGSLGSVGSTGSAVSHDSQSPASLSNPITASNSIAEGDSDDGGDDEDEGDLILENDCLTPYDSHRVTNSTTMPDRDSLSNGPHSYTVGRPLPQSVSLPSNVGASLRDSAMMISSHNGNSTHTTSSSEESMREDGNITAL is encoded by the exons ATGTCcaggcaacagcagcagcagcagcggacTTCGTTCAGACTGTCGGACAACCTGGTGGAGGTCAAGAGCAAA TTTGATGCAGAATATCGTCGTTTTGCTTTGAAGAGAAATGGTCCAGGGGGCTTCAAAGAGTTCTACCGCCTCCTCCAAACGATCCATCACATCCCTGGTGTTGATGTGCTGCTAGGATATGCAGACGTCCACGGGGACCTCCTTCCAATCAACAATGATGAAAATTACCACAAAGCCATTGCATCAGCCAATCCGCTGCTCCGCATCATTATAACCAAGAGAG AGGATGAACCTATCATTTTTGGCACCAACTCCCTTCAGAGGCGTAGAAAGGGGCTGGGCTTAACGAGCCTGCGCACCACTGGCTCAGGCTCCACCCACTCAAAGAACAGATCTGGCCTCATGATTGGACCGCCAAAGAACTTCAGACAGATTTCTTCAATCATCGACGTGGACATTTTGCCTGAGACACATCGACGAGTACGACTTCACAAGCATGGCACTCAAAAACCACTTGGGTTCTATATACGTGACGGCGTGAGCGTGCGGGTGACACCGCAGGGCGTAGAGAAG GTTCCAGGGGTGTTCATATCTCGTCTTGTGCGTGGTGGGTTAGCAGAAAGCACTGGGCTGTTGGGTGTTAACGACGAGATCCTCGAGGTGAATGGCATCGATGTAGCAGGAAAATCTTTGGATCAG GTCACAGACATGATGGTGGCAAATAGTCACAACCTTATTGTCACCGTAAAGCCAGCTAACCAGAGGAACAATGTTACACATCGTAGCAGTAAAACCTCTGTAGGTAACTCGGGTTCTCTGGGCTCAGTTGGATCTACAGGCTCTGCCGTGTCACATGACTCACAAAGCCCCGCCTCTCTGAGCAATCCCATCACTGCAAG CAACAGCATTGCTGAGGGTGACAgtgatgatggtggtgatgatgaggatgaagGGGACCTCATTCTGGAGAATGACTGCCTGACACCCTACGACTCCCACCGGGTCACTAACAGCACCACTATGCCGGACAGAGACTCACTTAGCAATGGGCCACATAGCTACACCGTGGGTAGGCCCCTCCCACAGAGTGTCTCATTGCCCAGTAATGTCGGAGCATCCCTGAGAGACAGCGCCATGATGATCTCCAGCCACAACGGAAACTCCACCCACACAACTAGTAGCAGTGAAGAGAGCATGAGAGAAGATGGCAACATAACAGCACTGTAA
- the pard6a gene encoding partitioning defective 6 homolog alpha isoform X2 produces the protein MLCFLLPVSRPAPCIHQEEGWGAEGRVSLVPQISYWIYRTAPVRSRICFCASGGTTGGPAAARQPGSQEPVRGPHHYRCSPSAALRSRAEEGAARLSDLQRIFLPAVPQTSSRPRSTMSRQQQQQQRTSFRLSDNLVEVKSKFDAEYRRFALKRNGPGGFKEFYRLLQTIHHIPGVDVLLGYADVHGDLLPINNDENYHKAIASANPLLRIIITKREDEPIIFGTNSLQRRRKGLGLTSLRTTGSGSTHSKNRSGLMIGPPKNFRQISSIIDVDILPETHRRVRLHKHGTQKPLGFYIRDGVSVRVTPQGVEKVPGVFISRLVRGGLAESTGLLGVNDEILEVNGIDVAGKSLDQVNAALEPFQAQRKFNIYRRIFRINLIKIQVCFFFMNSKCTLPINYNTVALDCVCRFFFFLRSGYKLTQYHFKYSLGSKSSSND, from the exons atgttgtgttttcttcttccaGTATCACGTCCCGCCCCCTGTATTCATCAGGAGGAGGGGTGGGGAGCAGAAGGGCGGGTTTCGCTGGTACCTCAGATCTCATACTGGATTTACCGGACTGCACCTGTGAGGAGCCGGATTTGTTTCTGTGCGTCGGGAGGAACGACAGGAGGGCCCGCAGCAGCACGGCAGCCAGGCAGCCAGGAGCCTGTACGAGGACCACACCATTACCGCTGCAGCCCCTCAGCAGCTTTACGCTCGAGAGCAGAGGAGGGAGCTGCCAGGCTGTCAGACCTCCAGCGGATATTTTTACCCGCAGTGCCTCAGACAAGCAGCCGACCGAGGAGCACAATGTCcaggcaacagcagcagcagcagcggacTTCGTTCAGACTGTCGGACAACCTGGTGGAGGTCAAGAGCAAA TTTGATGCAGAATATCGTCGTTTTGCTTTGAAGAGAAATGGTCCAGGGGGCTTCAAAGAGTTCTACCGCCTCCTCCAAACGATCCATCACATCCCTGGTGTTGATGTGCTGCTAGGATATGCAGACGTCCACGGGGACCTCCTTCCAATCAACAATGATGAAAATTACCACAAAGCCATTGCATCAGCCAATCCGCTGCTCCGCATCATTATAACCAAGAGAG AGGATGAACCTATCATTTTTGGCACCAACTCCCTTCAGAGGCGTAGAAAGGGGCTGGGCTTAACGAGCCTGCGCACCACTGGCTCAGGCTCCACCCACTCAAAGAACAGATCTGGCCTCATGATTGGACCGCCAAAGAACTTCAGACAGATTTCTTCAATCATCGACGTGGACATTTTGCCTGAGACACATCGACGAGTACGACTTCACAAGCATGGCACTCAAAAACCACTTGGGTTCTATATACGTGACGGCGTGAGCGTGCGGGTGACACCGCAGGGCGTAGAGAAG GTTCCAGGGGTGTTCATATCTCGTCTTGTGCGTGGTGGGTTAGCAGAAAGCACTGGGCTGTTGGGTGTTAACGACGAGATCCTCGAGGTGAATGGCATCGATGTAGCAGGAAAATCTTTGGATCAGGTAAATGCTGCGTTGGAGCCTTTCCAggctca aagaaaattcaaTATATACAGAAGAATATTCAGAATTAACTTGATCAAGATTCAAGTGTGCTTCTTTTTCATGAACAGTAAATGTACTTTGCCCATAAATTACAACACAGTCGCACTTGATTGTGTGtgtcgtttttttttctttctccgtAGTGGATACAAGCTTACACAGTATCACTTCAAATACAGCTTAGGAAGCAAAAGTAGTAGTAATGATTAG